From one Mesoplodon densirostris isolate mMesDen1 chromosome 19, mMesDen1 primary haplotype, whole genome shotgun sequence genomic stretch:
- the FUZ gene encoding protein fuzzy homolog isoform X1, translating into MKKAGIQSSSSQLPVSPSVGFGPQPDLVSSRGGAPARQQLPFSVIGSLNGVHMFGQNLEVQLSSAKTEDTTVVWKSFHDSITLIVLSSEEGTSELRLERLLQMVFGAMVLLVGLEELTNIRNIERLKKELRASYRLIDSFLGDSELIGDLTQCVDCVVPPEGSLLQEALSGFAEAADTAFVSLVVSGRVVAATESWWRLGMPEAVLLPWLVGSLPPQAARDYPVYLPHGSPTVPHRLLTLTLLPGLELCLLCGPRPPLSQLDAQLLERWWQPLLDPLRACLPLGSRALPAGFPLHTDILGLLLLHLELKRCLFTVEPSGDQEPSSEQRRRLFRSFYTLVTATHFPPEAGQPEEKAEEVVHRAQVPRACYLVLGAEEPGTGWRLVALQLGPRRLLLLLSAQSPTHGLRGLATHTLHALTPLL; encoded by the exons ATGAAGAAGGCGGGAATCCAGTCCTCTTCCAGTCAGCTCCCCGTCTCGCCCTCTGTCGGCTTCGGACCGCAACCTGACTTAGT GAGCAGCCGCGGCGGCGCCCCCGCCCGCCAACAG CTCCCATTCTCTGTCATCGGCTCCCTCAATGGAGTCCATATGTTTGGGCAGAATCTCGAGGTGCAGCTGAGCTCTGCGAAGACGGAGGACACAACCGTGGTGTGGAAGAGCTTCCACGACAG CATCACCCTCATTGTTCTGTCATCTGAGGAGGGCACCTCGGAGCTGAGGCTGGAGAGGCTACTCCAGATGGTGTTTGGGGCCATG gttcttcttgTGGGACTTGAAGAGCTGACCAATATCCGCAACATAGAAAGACTGAAGAAGGAGCTGAGG GCCAGTTACCGCCTCATCGACAGCTTCCTTGGGGACTCAGAGCTCATCGGGGACCTGACCCAGTGTGTGGACTGTGTGGTTCCTCCAGAGGGGTCCCTGCTGCAG GAAGCCCTCTCTGGGTTCGCCGAGGCTGCGGACACAGCCTTCGTCAGCCTGGTCGTGTCGGGCCGGGTGGTGGCAGCGACAGAGAGCTGGTGGCGGCTGGGGATGCCGGAAGCCGTGCTGCTCCCCTGGCTGGTGGGATCCCTGCCGCCGCAGGCCGCTCGCGACTACCCGGTGTACCTGCCTCACGGGAGTCCCACG GTGCCGCACCGGCTTCTGACCCTGACGCTCCTGCCGGGCTTGGAGCTGTGTCTGCTCTGCGGGCCGCGCCCTCCCCTCAGCCAGCTGGATGCACAG CTTCTGGAGCGCTGGTGGCAGCCACTGCTGGACCCGCTGCGGGCCTGCCTGCCGCTGGGATCCCGAGCGCTGCCCGCGGGCTTCCCCCTGCACACGGACATCCTCGG GCTGCTGCTCCTCCACCTGGAACTGAAACGTTGCCTCTTCACGGTGGAGCCCTCGGGGGATCAAG AACCGTCTTCTGAGCAGCGTCGGCGCCTCTTCCGCTCCTTCTACACCCTGGTCACCGCCACGCACTTTCCACCAG AGGCGGGGCAGCCAGAGGAGAAGGCGGAGGAGGTGGTCCATCGGGCACAGGTGCCAAGAGCCTGCTACCTGGTGTTGGGGGCTGAGGAGCCAGGCACAGGATGGCGACTGGTGGCCCTGCAGTTGGGGCCAcggcggctgctgctgctgctgtctgCTCAGAGCCCCACGCATGGGCTGAGGGGCCTGGCCACCCACACTCTGCATGCCCTCACCCCACTCCTCTGA
- the FUZ gene encoding protein fuzzy homolog isoform X2 — protein MFGQNLEVQLSSAKTEDTTVVWKSFHDSITLIVLSSEEGTSELRLERLLQMVFGAMVLLVGLEELTNIRNIERLKKELRASYRLIDSFLGDSELIGDLTQCVDCVVPPEGSLLQEALSGFAEAADTAFVSLVVSGRVVAATESWWRLGMPEAVLLPWLVGSLPPQAARDYPVYLPHGSPTVPHRLLTLTLLPGLELCLLCGPRPPLSQLDAQLLERWWQPLLDPLRACLPLGSRALPAGFPLHTDILGLLLLHLELKRCLFTVEPSGDQEPSSEQRRRLFRSFYTLVTATHFPPEAGQPEEKAEEVVHRAQVPRACYLVLGAEEPGTGWRLVALQLGPRRLLLLLSAQSPTHGLRGLATHTLHALTPLL, from the exons ATGTTTGGGCAGAATCTCGAGGTGCAGCTGAGCTCTGCGAAGACGGAGGACACAACCGTGGTGTGGAAGAGCTTCCACGACAG CATCACCCTCATTGTTCTGTCATCTGAGGAGGGCACCTCGGAGCTGAGGCTGGAGAGGCTACTCCAGATGGTGTTTGGGGCCATG gttcttcttgTGGGACTTGAAGAGCTGACCAATATCCGCAACATAGAAAGACTGAAGAAGGAGCTGAGG GCCAGTTACCGCCTCATCGACAGCTTCCTTGGGGACTCAGAGCTCATCGGGGACCTGACCCAGTGTGTGGACTGTGTGGTTCCTCCAGAGGGGTCCCTGCTGCAG GAAGCCCTCTCTGGGTTCGCCGAGGCTGCGGACACAGCCTTCGTCAGCCTGGTCGTGTCGGGCCGGGTGGTGGCAGCGACAGAGAGCTGGTGGCGGCTGGGGATGCCGGAAGCCGTGCTGCTCCCCTGGCTGGTGGGATCCCTGCCGCCGCAGGCCGCTCGCGACTACCCGGTGTACCTGCCTCACGGGAGTCCCACG GTGCCGCACCGGCTTCTGACCCTGACGCTCCTGCCGGGCTTGGAGCTGTGTCTGCTCTGCGGGCCGCGCCCTCCCCTCAGCCAGCTGGATGCACAG CTTCTGGAGCGCTGGTGGCAGCCACTGCTGGACCCGCTGCGGGCCTGCCTGCCGCTGGGATCCCGAGCGCTGCCCGCGGGCTTCCCCCTGCACACGGACATCCTCGG GCTGCTGCTCCTCCACCTGGAACTGAAACGTTGCCTCTTCACGGTGGAGCCCTCGGGGGATCAAG AACCGTCTTCTGAGCAGCGTCGGCGCCTCTTCCGCTCCTTCTACACCCTGGTCACCGCCACGCACTTTCCACCAG AGGCGGGGCAGCCAGAGGAGAAGGCGGAGGAGGTGGTCCATCGGGCACAGGTGCCAAGAGCCTGCTACCTGGTGTTGGGGGCTGAGGAGCCAGGCACAGGATGGCGACTGGTGGCCCTGCAGTTGGGGCCAcggcggctgctgctgctgctgtctgCTCAGAGCCCCACGCATGGGCTGAGGGGCCTGGCCACCCACACTCTGCATGCCCTCACCCCACTCCTCTGA